In the genome of Equus asinus isolate D_3611 breed Donkey chromosome 9, EquAss-T2T_v2, whole genome shotgun sequence, one region contains:
- the NKX2-5 gene encoding homeobox protein Nkx-2.5: protein MFPSPALTPTPFSVKDILNLEQQQRSLAAGELSARLEATLAPASCMLAAFKPEAYAGPEAAAPGLPELRAELGPAPSPAKCAPAFPAAPAFYPRAYGDPDPAKDPRGDKKELCALQKAVELEKPDADGAERPRARRRRKPRVLFSQAQVYELERRFKQQRYLSAPERDQLASVLKLTSTQVKIWFQNRRYKCKRQRQDQTLELVGLPPPPPPARRIAVPVLVRDGKPCLGDSAPYAPAYGVGLNAYGYNAYPAYPGYGGAACSPGYSCAAAYPAGPPPAQSATAAANNNFVNFGVGDLNAVQSPGIPQGNSGVSTLHGIRAW, encoded by the exons ATGTTCCCCAGCCCTGCGCTCACGCCCACGCCGTTCTCGGTCAAAGACATCCTGAacctggagcagcagcagcgcAGCCTGGCCGCCGGGGAGCTCTCGGCGCGCCTGGAGGCCACCCTGGCGCCCGCCTCCTGCATGCTGGCCGCCTTCAAGCCCGAGGCCTACGCGGGGCCGGAGGCCGCGGCGCCCGGCCTCCCCGAGCTGCGCGCCGAGCTGGGCCCCGCGCCTTCGCCCGCCAAGTGCGCGCCTGCCTTCCCAGCCGCCCCGGCCTTCTATCCGCGCGCCTACGGCGACCCCGACCCGGCCAAGGACCCTCGAGGCGATAAGAAAG AGTTGTGCGCGCTGCAGAAGGCGGTGGAGCTGGAGAAGCCGGACGCGGACGGCGCCGAGCGACCCCGGGCGCGACGGCGGAGGAAGCCGCGCGTGCTCTTTTCTCAGGCGCAGGTCTACGAGCTGGAGCGGCGCTTCAAGCAGCAGCGGTACCTGTCGGCTCCGGAGCGCGACCAGCTGGCCAGCGTGCTGAAGCTCACGTCCACGCAGGTCAAGATCTGGTTCCAGAACCGGCGCTACAAGTGCAAGCGGCAGCGGCAGGACCAGACTCTGGAGCTGGTGGGGCTGCCCCCACCGCCGCCGCCAGCCCGCAGGATCGCGGTGCCAGTGCTGGTGCGCGATGGCAAGCCGTGCCTAGGGGACTCCGCGCCCTACGCGCCCGCCTACGGGGTGGGCCTCAACGCCTACGGCTATAACGCCTACCCTGCCTACCCGGGTTACGGGGGCGCGGCCTGCAGTCCTGGCTACAGCTGCGCCGCCGCTTACCCGGCCGGGCCGCCCCCGGCGCAGTCGGCCACGGCCGCCGCCAACAACAACTTCGTGAACTTCGGCGTCGGGGACTTGAACGCAGTACAGAGCCCCGGGATTCCGCAGGGCAACTCGGGAGTGTCCACGCTGCACGGTATCCGAGCCTGGTAG